In one window of Gadus chalcogrammus isolate NIFS_2021 chromosome 12, NIFS_Gcha_1.0, whole genome shotgun sequence DNA:
- the si:ch211-129c21.1 gene encoding semaphorin-4E encodes MAPPLRGGSILLAPPLFFLLSLGALGAQYCVPRKTFPYQDEDLRLFREEGVWNYSTMLLREEQGVLMLGAREAIYALDLHNVSSKKAAVYWRVTREKQKECAYKGKQSEVECRNYIQTLHPVNQTTMYVCGTNAFSPVCDYMSYSDGRLVLHGQQEEGKGKCPFDPFQRYSSLMVGSDLYSATFINFLGSEPVVLRSSHTAVRTEFKSSWLNEPTFVYMDHIPESVDSADGDDDKVYLFFSEKAMEYDFYSKLTVSRVARVCKEDMGGQRTLQRKWTSFVKARLDCSLPEPSLPPIVQDVFLLKDHNWRRSVFYAVFTPQSGSSRLSAVCAFSITAVREVFNEGKFKTPVAVETSHVKWVMHSGELPVPRPGACINNAARRLGMGNSLDLPDKTLQFIRDRPLMDEAVRPLTGRPLLVTRGPALTRIVVDSVRALDGKEHAVMFIGTENGFIQKAVNYEGEMFVIEETQVYEDPQPITTLRLSSTKGHVYAGSASGVVQMPVSNCGRQRSCSDCVLARDPYCAWDLPTARCASVGSGRSAAVQSLVEGDTSECPEPEPVPVIEVTLVPGNNLQLPCSAASNLAQVHWLLSDRPLGAGPRYYQYPGGLLLLNASGPDAGRYVCRSVERARGGTHNRTLAVYLLAPGLGGPGGAGKGQEGEAPVDEAVANSTAGPDIPGVTATQGPGPAEPGGPETQTDGGRVAGLRVAVGVLALLCLALTAALLWKVKRGPLLRLLPWGGPREGEAKTPVMEYAQVQNHAASEGKTAGEAPGSPCLGNNHHSGVDFKGNGAPLFTSMRDISCLDGLGYINDESEI; translated from the exons ATGGCTCCGCCTCTCCGTGGCGGGAGCATTCTCTTGGCCCCGCCCTTGTTTTTCCTGCTGTCGTtgggagcactgggagcacAGTACTGTGTTCCACGGAAAACCTTCCCCTACCAGG ACGAGGACCTCAGGCTgttcagggaggagggggtgtggaACTACTCCACCATGCTGCTTCGGGAGGAGCAGGGCGTTCTGATGCTGGGGGCCAGGGAGGCCATCTACGCCCTCGACCTCCACAACGTCTCCAGCAAGAAGGCCGCC GTCTACTGGAGAGTGACCAGAGAGAAGCAGAAGGAGTGCGCCTACAAGGGGAAACAGTCCGAG GTGGAATGCCGGAACTACATCCAGACCCTGCACCCAGTGAACCAGACCACCATGTACGTGTGCGGGACCAACGCCTTCAGCCCCGTCTGTGACTACATG TCCTACTCAGACGGACGACTGGTCCTGCacggacagcaggaggaggggaaggggaagtgtCCTTTTGATCCCTTCCAGAGATACTCCTCCCTCATGGTCG GAAGTGACCTGTATTCTGCAACATTCATCAACTTCTTGGGCTCTGAGCCCGTGGTCCTTCGCAGCTCCCACACGGCCGTGCGGACAGAGTTCAAAAGCTCGTGGCTCAACG AGCCCACCTTTGTGTACATGGATCACATCCCCGAGAGCGTGGACAGCGCGGACGGCGACGACGACAAGGTGTACCTGTTCTTCAGCGAGAAGGCCATGGAGTACGACTTCTACAGCAAGCTCACCGTGTCGCGGGTGGCGCGCGTCTGCAAG GAGGATATGGGCGGCCAGCGGACGTTGCAGAGGAAATGGACATCCTTCGTGAAAGCCCGTCTGGACTGCTCTTTGCCCGAGCCCAGCCTGCCTCCTATTGTCCAAGATGTCTTCCTGCTCAAAGACCACAACTGGAGGAGGAGCGTCTTCTACGCCGTGTTCACCCCCCAGTC GGGGTCGTCGCGCCTGTCGGCCGTCTGCGCGTTCAGCATCACCGCCGTCAGGGAGGTCTTCAACGAGGGCAAGTTCAAGACCCCCGTTGCCGTGGAGACGTCCCACGTCAAATGGGTGAtgcacagcggggagctgccCGTGCCACGACCGGGAGCG TGCATCAACAACGCGGCCCGCCGGCTGGGCATGGGGAACTCTCTGGACCTCCCGGACAAGACCCTGCAGTTCATCCGGGACCGGCCCCTGATGGACGAGGCGGTGCGCCCGCTGACCGGGCGTCCCCTGCTGGTCACCAGGGGCCCCGCCCTGACCCGCATCGTGGTGGACAGCGTGCGGGCGCTGGACGGAAAGGAGCACGCCGTCATGTTCATCGGCACGG AGAACGGTTTCATCCAGAAGGCGGTGAACTATGAGGGGGAGATGTTTGTGATAGAGGAGACCCAGGTGTACGAAGACCCTCAGCCAATCACCACCCTGCGCCTCTCATCCACCAAG ggCCACGTGTACGCCGGCTCCGCGTCCGGCGTGGTCCAGATGCCGGTCAGTAACTGCGGGCGCCAGCGGTCGTGCTCGGACTGCGTCCTGGCCCGGGACCCCTACTGCGCCTGGGACCTCCCCACCGCCCGCTGCGCCTCGGTGGGCAGCGGGCGCTCTGCTGCCGTCCAGAGCCTGGTGGAGGGGGACACCTCCGAGTGTCCTGAGCCAG AGCCCGTACCGGTCATCGAGGTGACCCTGGTCCCGGGGAACAACCTCCAGCTTCCCTGCTCTGCCGCCTCCAACCTGGCCCAGGTCCACTGGCTGCTCTCGGACCGGCCCCTGGGCGCGGGCCCCCGGTACTACCAGTACCCCGGgggcctgctgctgctcaaCGCCTCGGGGCCCGACGCCGGCCGCTACGTCTGCCGCTCCGTGGAGCGCGCGCGTGGCGGGACCCACAACCGTACGCTGGCGGTCTACCTCCTCGCGCCGGGCCTGGGCGGCCCCGGGGGGGCCGGGAAGGGGCAGGAGGGTGAGGCCCCCGTCGACGAGGCAGTGGCAAATTCCACGGCGGGACCCGACATTCCGGGCGTCACGGCGACCCAGGGGCCCGGCCCGGCGGAGCCCGGGGGTCCGGAGACGCAGACGGACGGGGGCCGCGTGGCGGGGCTGCGTGTGGCCGTGGGGGTGCTCGCGCTGCTCTGCCTCGCGCTGACCGCCGCGCTGCTCTGGAAGGTGAAGAGGGGGCCGCTGCTGAGGCTATTGCCTTGGGGGGGGCCCCGGGAGGGCGAGGCCAAGACCCCCGTGATGGAGTACGCCCAGGTTCAGAACCACGCGGCGTCGGAGGGGAAGACGGCGGGGGAGGCACCGGGCAGCCCGTGCCTGGGGAACAATCACCACTCCGGGGTGGACTTCAAGGGGAACGGGGCCCCCCTCTTCACCTCCATGAGGGACATTTCATGTTTGGACGGACTGGGGTACATCAACGACGAGTCGGAGATCTGA